One window from the genome of Elaeis guineensis isolate ETL-2024a chromosome 5, EG11, whole genome shotgun sequence encodes:
- the LOC105032582 gene encoding peroxisomal nicotinamide adenine dinucleotide carrier isoform X1 codes for MSDALINGLAGAGGGIIAQLLTYPLQTVNTRQQTERDPSEPSARDGTIRQMYQVVKQEGWERLYGGLTPSLVGTAASQGVYYYFYQVFRNRAETAAHDHWKKGIGDGSVGMFESLVVAALSGCVNVLLTNPIWVVVTRMQTHKKTDKKQVTCALPCVPDEAIQAAIIEHPSYRTSHVVQELYDEAGLWGFWKGVVPTLIMVSNPSIQFMLYETLLKKMKIKRASNRKGADGFTALEIFLLGAVAKLGATVVTYPLLVVKSRLQVKRGHDDDKRRQYKGTFDAITKMIRYEGLSGFYKGMSTKVVQSVFAAAVLFMVKEELVKAARFLVTGELRSINHSRSKARS; via the exons ATGTCGGATGCTCTGATCAATGGGTTGGCCGGCGCCGGCGGAGGGATCATCGCTCAGCTCCTCACTTACCCTTTGCAAAcc GTCAACACTCGCCAGCAGACCGAACGCGATCCATCCGAGCCCAGCGCCCGGGATGGAACAATACGCCAGATGTACCAG GTGGTGAAACAAGAGGGATGGGAGCGTCTGTACGGCGGCCTCACGCCGTCGCTGGTCGGTACGGCGGCCTCCCAG GGTGTATATTACTATTTCTATCAAGTATTTAGAAATAGAGCAGAAACTGCTGCTCATGATCATTGGAAGAAAGGAATTGGAGATGGATCTGTTGGCATGTTCGAATCACTTGTTGTTGCTGCATTATCCGG ATGCGTAAATGTGCTACTGACAAACCCTATATGGGTAGTAGTTACAAGGATGCAG ACTCACAAGAAGACAGACAAAAAACAGGTTACTTGTGCTTTGCCATGTGTTCCAGATGAAGCAATTCAGGCTGCAATTATTGAGCATCCATCTTACAGAACTAGCCATGTG GTTCAAGAACTCTATGATGAAGCAGGACTATGGGGTTTCTGGAAGGGTGTAGTTCCTACACTTATAATG GTCAGCAATCCTTCTATCCAGTTCATGCTGTATGAAACCCtcttgaagaagatgaagataaAACGAGCCTCAAACAGGAAAGGTGCTGATGGATTTACTGCTCTCGAG ATTTTTCTTCTCGGAGCTGTTGCCAAACTTGGAGCTACCGTTGTTACATACCCCCTCTTAGTGGTGAAG TCAAGGCTTCAGGTGAAACGAGGACATGATGATGACAAGAGACGTCAGTATAAAG GTACATTTGATGCAATCACAAAGATGATCCGCTATGAAGGCCTGTCAGGTTTTTATAAAGGAATGAGCACAAAAGTTGTGCAGAGCGTATTTGCTGCAGCAGTCCTGTTTATGGTTAAGGAGGAGCTGGTGAAGGCAGCTCGTTTTCTGGTGACGGGAGAACTTAGATCGATCAATCATTCAAGATCAAAGGCACGTTCGTAG
- the LOC105032582 gene encoding peroxisomal nicotinamide adenine dinucleotide carrier isoform X2 encodes MSDALINGLAGAGGGIIAQLLTYPLQTVNTRQQTERDPSEPSARDGTIRQMYQGVYYYFYQVFRNRAETAAHDHWKKGIGDGSVGMFESLVVAALSGCVNVLLTNPIWVVVTRMQTHKKTDKKQVTCALPCVPDEAIQAAIIEHPSYRTSHVVQELYDEAGLWGFWKGVVPTLIMVSNPSIQFMLYETLLKKMKIKRASNRKGADGFTALEIFLLGAVAKLGATVVTYPLLVVKSRLQVKRGHDDDKRRQYKGTFDAITKMIRYEGLSGFYKGMSTKVVQSVFAAAVLFMVKEELVKAARFLVTGELRSINHSRSKARS; translated from the exons ATGTCGGATGCTCTGATCAATGGGTTGGCCGGCGCCGGCGGAGGGATCATCGCTCAGCTCCTCACTTACCCTTTGCAAAcc GTCAACACTCGCCAGCAGACCGAACGCGATCCATCCGAGCCCAGCGCCCGGGATGGAACAATACGCCAGATGTACCAG GGTGTATATTACTATTTCTATCAAGTATTTAGAAATAGAGCAGAAACTGCTGCTCATGATCATTGGAAGAAAGGAATTGGAGATGGATCTGTTGGCATGTTCGAATCACTTGTTGTTGCTGCATTATCCGG ATGCGTAAATGTGCTACTGACAAACCCTATATGGGTAGTAGTTACAAGGATGCAG ACTCACAAGAAGACAGACAAAAAACAGGTTACTTGTGCTTTGCCATGTGTTCCAGATGAAGCAATTCAGGCTGCAATTATTGAGCATCCATCTTACAGAACTAGCCATGTG GTTCAAGAACTCTATGATGAAGCAGGACTATGGGGTTTCTGGAAGGGTGTAGTTCCTACACTTATAATG GTCAGCAATCCTTCTATCCAGTTCATGCTGTATGAAACCCtcttgaagaagatgaagataaAACGAGCCTCAAACAGGAAAGGTGCTGATGGATTTACTGCTCTCGAG ATTTTTCTTCTCGGAGCTGTTGCCAAACTTGGAGCTACCGTTGTTACATACCCCCTCTTAGTGGTGAAG TCAAGGCTTCAGGTGAAACGAGGACATGATGATGACAAGAGACGTCAGTATAAAG GTACATTTGATGCAATCACAAAGATGATCCGCTATGAAGGCCTGTCAGGTTTTTATAAAGGAATGAGCACAAAAGTTGTGCAGAGCGTATTTGCTGCAGCAGTCCTGTTTATGGTTAAGGAGGAGCTGGTGAAGGCAGCTCGTTTTCTGGTGACGGGAGAACTTAGATCGATCAATCATTCAAGATCAAAGGCACGTTCGTAG